Proteins found in one Erythrobacter sp. KY5 genomic segment:
- the rfbD gene encoding dTDP-4-dehydrorhamnose reductase: MKVLITGAKGQLGRGLVASAPAGTELHAVDIDECDLTDANAIRDLVQKVSPDIIINAAAYTAVDKAESDEETARAINAGAVKALCEAHHGKLVHVSTDFVFDGQSSRAYQPEHPRAPISVYGRTKAEGEDHLRASDVLVRTAWVYTAGGANFVRTMLRLMCEKPALNVVADQIGAPTWAPGLAATIWGLLSKDASGTFHHSDAGTASWYDFAVAIQEEALALGLLDAAIPITPITTADYPTPAARPAFSLLDSSKTRALLQDGHTHWRINLRQMLREEKTLG; encoded by the coding sequence GTGAAGGTTCTGATCACAGGCGCAAAGGGCCAGCTTGGCCGCGGGCTTGTTGCCAGCGCACCCGCCGGCACAGAGCTGCACGCGGTCGATATCGATGAGTGTGACCTGACCGACGCGAATGCTATTCGCGACCTCGTTCAAAAGGTGTCGCCGGACATCATCATCAACGCCGCCGCCTACACCGCGGTCGACAAGGCAGAGAGCGATGAGGAGACCGCGCGCGCTATCAATGCAGGTGCGGTGAAGGCGCTTTGTGAAGCACATCATGGCAAGCTGGTTCACGTCTCGACAGACTTCGTATTCGACGGTCAAAGCTCTCGCGCCTACCAGCCGGAGCACCCACGCGCACCGATATCCGTTTATGGCCGCACCAAGGCAGAGGGTGAGGACCATCTTCGGGCAAGCGACGTCCTCGTACGGACTGCTTGGGTGTACACGGCGGGTGGGGCAAACTTCGTTCGAACGATGCTTCGATTGATGTGCGAAAAACCTGCGCTCAACGTGGTTGCCGACCAGATTGGTGCGCCCACCTGGGCACCGGGCCTTGCTGCCACGATCTGGGGCCTCTTGAGCAAAGACGCCAGTGGCACGTTTCACCATTCGGATGCCGGCACCGCTAGCTGGTACGATTTTGCAGTCGCGATCCAGGAAGAGGCGCTCGCGCTCGGCCTTCTCGACGCGGCCATTCCGATCACACCCATCACCACCGCCGACTATCCCACACCGGCAGCGCGCCCCGCTTTCTCGTTACTGGACAGCAGCAAGACCCGCGCCCTGCTTCAGGATGGACATACGCACTGGCGGATAAACCTGCGGCAGATGCTGCGCGAGGAGAAGACACTTGGCTAA
- the rfbB gene encoding dTDP-glucose 4,6-dehydratase encodes MANLLITGGAGFIGGNFVHYWADKHPGDTIVVLDSLTYAGNRSTIEGVEQAELIVGDIRDQDLVEKLLRERDIATIVHFAAESHVDRSITGPDAFIDTNILGTNSLLKAARAVWLDGDGMEHRFHHISTDEVYGSLGADDPAFSETTPYAPNSPYSASKASSDHLVRAYHHTFGLDVTTTNCSNNYGPYQYPEKLIPLFLLNALSGKNLPIYGDGMNVRDWLHVEDHCRGIEACLSKGVPGETYNIGGGEELPNMAVIDAICAEVDRAFEEVDGVAQRYPDAPAANGKPTNTLKTFVTDRAGHDRRYAIDETKARGELGYAAERTFEEGLRQTLRWYLANEHWWRPLLTK; translated from the coding sequence TTGGCTAATCTGCTGATCACCGGAGGCGCAGGCTTCATCGGCGGCAATTTCGTGCACTATTGGGCCGACAAGCATCCCGGCGATACGATCGTCGTGCTCGACTCTCTGACATATGCGGGCAATCGCTCAACCATCGAAGGGGTTGAGCAGGCAGAACTGATCGTGGGCGATATCCGCGATCAAGACCTTGTCGAAAAGCTGCTGCGCGAGCGCGACATCGCAACCATCGTGCACTTCGCCGCCGAAAGCCATGTAGACCGTTCGATTACCGGTCCCGATGCGTTCATCGACACAAATATCCTTGGGACCAACAGCCTGCTCAAGGCGGCACGAGCTGTCTGGTTAGATGGCGACGGCATGGAACATCGCTTCCATCATATCTCAACCGACGAAGTCTACGGATCGCTCGGCGCCGACGACCCGGCTTTCAGCGAAACCACGCCTTACGCACCCAATTCTCCTTATTCGGCATCCAAGGCGTCGTCCGATCACCTCGTGCGCGCCTATCACCACACGTTCGGGCTGGATGTGACAACCACCAATTGCTCGAACAATTACGGTCCATACCAGTATCCCGAAAAGCTGATCCCGTTGTTTCTGCTCAACGCTCTGTCGGGCAAGAACCTTCCGATCTATGGCGACGGAATGAATGTGCGCGACTGGCTGCATGTTGAGGACCATTGCCGGGGTATCGAAGCCTGCCTTTCGAAGGGTGTGCCCGGCGAGACCTACAATATCGGCGGCGGCGAGGAACTGCCGAACATGGCAGTTATCGACGCGATCTGCGCAGAAGTGGACAGAGCCTTCGAAGAAGTTGATGGCGTCGCACAGCGCTATCCCGATGCGCCCGCTGCAAACGGCAAGCCTACCAACACGCTCAAAACGTTCGTAACCGACCGCGCAGGCCACGATCGCCGCTATGCGATCGATGAAACCAAGGCACGCGGCGAACTCGGCTATGCGGCTGAACGAACCTTCGAAGAAGGTCTTCGACAGACATTGCGTTGGTATCTTGCCAACGAGCACTGGTGGCGTCCATTGCTCACCAAGTGA
- a CDS encoding mannose-1-phosphate guanylyltransferase gives MHPVILCGGGGTRLWPVSRNSFPKPFLPLLGDRTLFQQSIDRVSDPNRFAAPTVVAGEAHSSLVASQASGDVRIVIEPCARNTAAAIALAAHTLPPDDIMLVCPSDHHISNVDAFHSSVFAASRLASQDWLVSLAIEPTGPATGYGYLQTGDPLTGGHRIAKFVEKPDLETAKQFLASGQFKWNAGIFAFRAGFLLKELNRHRPEMAALVEKSIDNGQNTETSFRPAAAPLEKITGESIDYAVMENTSRAAMVGADMGWSDIGDWDSLAKTICDANDGLGKEGNLARGPADFLECNDVLAFSDGPRISVIGLDNVCVVVNGDEVLVTSRDKAQMVGKLPGALFQGEA, from the coding sequence ATCCATCCGGTGATCTTGTGCGGTGGCGGTGGCACGCGCCTTTGGCCGGTCAGCAGAAACTCGTTTCCAAAACCGTTTCTGCCTTTATTGGGTGACCGAACGCTTTTTCAGCAAAGCATCGACAGGGTGTCGGATCCCAACCGCTTTGCGGCGCCGACGGTCGTGGCCGGAGAAGCGCATTCCAGTCTTGTCGCCAGTCAGGCTTCGGGCGATGTCCGGATCGTGATCGAACCGTGCGCACGCAACACGGCGGCGGCGATAGCGCTGGCAGCTCATACCTTGCCGCCTGACGACATAATGCTGGTCTGCCCAAGCGATCATCACATTTCGAATGTCGATGCCTTTCATTCCTCCGTTTTCGCGGCATCGCGGCTTGCATCGCAGGATTGGCTTGTGTCGCTTGCTATCGAGCCAACCGGTCCCGCGACAGGTTATGGCTACCTACAGACCGGGGACCCGTTGACCGGTGGGCATCGGATCGCGAAATTCGTCGAAAAACCTGACCTCGAGACCGCGAAACAGTTTCTCGCTTCGGGTCAATTCAAATGGAATGCAGGCATCTTTGCCTTCCGCGCCGGGTTCTTGCTGAAAGAGTTGAACCGCCATCGGCCTGAAATGGCAGCCTTGGTCGAAAAGAGCATCGATAATGGCCAGAACACCGAAACATCCTTCCGCCCAGCCGCAGCACCCCTCGAAAAGATCACGGGAGAATCGATCGACTATGCCGTGATGGAAAATACGTCGCGCGCAGCGATGGTCGGTGCCGACATGGGGTGGTCCGATATCGGCGACTGGGATTCACTTGCGAAGACGATCTGCGATGCAAATGACGGTCTCGGAAAAGAGGGCAATCTGGCAAGAGGTCCGGCCGATTTTCTTGAATGCAATGATGTGCTCGCTTTTTCCGACGGGCCTCGGATTTCTGTCATCGGGCTGGATAATGTCTGTGTCGTAGTCAATGGTGACGAGGTGCTCGTGACTTCTCGAGACAAGGCGCAGATGGTTGGCAAGCTTCCCGGAGCGCTCTTTCAGGGTGAAGCATAG
- a CDS encoding glycosyltransferase has product MASIAHQVSGKTAYLRLLVHAQAMALSPWLYAKCAFWRLTGKRLRARLRLAPILGSTPHAYNLWQALRENERDTPEEMGSARLIALVEDGDGTEATLESLRQAGIEAQIIAHDADAALRALSNEQGELWVMPLASGDRVNPRAGKIYRNTADAAPQSGCLIYADDDLIDRKGQRKAPHFKPDWNSELFQYHDYLTGAAIVRAGLRVEPGDDWARALIEHGISTTRELGGEVIHCPTVLHHRRKRPEPRVPTAHPKPGSPLPSVSVLVPTRDRVDLLRTCLEGLARTDYPQSTEIIVIDNGSTDPETRDYLASLDPDFARVLRDDRDFNFSALNNRAAVEAKGELLCFLNNDIQIADPRWLKAMAAQAIRPEVGAVGAQLLYPDGRIQHAGVVTGIGGAAAHAHRLLRPKDLGYFQRHNLPQFASAVTAACMVVSRHKFDAVGGYDEDKFAVSFNDVDLCLRLRAKGWHNLYEPRAQLVHHESVSRGRDLDPVGSARQRREVEALQERWGTQLVMSEEIGERPAHDPFHHPELSPYSEQFVLRL; this is encoded by the coding sequence GTGGCGTCCATTGCTCACCAAGTGAGCGGAAAAACAGCTTATCTGCGCCTCCTGGTGCATGCCCAGGCAATGGCGCTGTCACCGTGGCTTTATGCAAAGTGCGCCTTTTGGCGGCTAACCGGCAAGAGGCTGCGAGCACGGCTTCGCCTCGCTCCGATTCTGGGAAGCACTCCGCACGCCTATAACCTTTGGCAGGCTTTGCGCGAAAATGAGCGTGATACGCCAGAGGAGATGGGATCGGCGCGACTGATTGCGCTTGTCGAGGACGGCGATGGAACGGAGGCGACGCTCGAAAGCCTAAGACAGGCTGGAATCGAAGCGCAGATCATAGCTCATGATGCTGATGCCGCGCTACGCGCTCTGTCGAATGAGCAAGGCGAGCTTTGGGTGATGCCCCTGGCGAGCGGCGACCGTGTCAATCCGCGTGCCGGAAAGATCTATCGCAACACCGCCGACGCTGCGCCGCAGTCGGGTTGCCTGATCTATGCCGATGACGACCTGATCGACCGCAAAGGCCAACGCAAAGCTCCACATTTCAAGCCGGATTGGAATAGTGAGCTTTTCCAGTACCATGACTACCTGACCGGCGCTGCAATTGTGCGGGCGGGTTTGCGAGTTGAGCCTGGCGATGACTGGGCACGCGCGCTCATTGAGCACGGCATCTCCACAACGCGCGAACTGGGCGGTGAGGTAATTCATTGCCCGACGGTGCTTCACCATCGCCGGAAGAGGCCAGAGCCACGCGTACCAACGGCGCACCCGAAACCCGGGTCGCCGCTCCCCAGCGTAAGTGTGCTGGTGCCCACTCGCGATCGCGTTGACCTCTTGCGCACCTGCCTCGAAGGGCTAGCGCGAACGGACTATCCGCAGAGCACGGAAATCATCGTGATCGACAATGGCTCCACCGATCCCGAGACGCGCGACTACCTCGCCAGCCTCGATCCTGATTTCGCGCGCGTTTTGCGCGATGATCGAGACTTCAACTTTTCCGCGCTCAATAATCGGGCAGCAGTTGAGGCGAAGGGCGAGCTGCTCTGCTTCTTAAACAACGACATTCAGATCGCGGACCCGCGTTGGCTGAAGGCCATGGCCGCCCAGGCCATCCGCCCCGAAGTCGGGGCAGTCGGCGCGCAGTTGCTCTATCCCGATGGCCGCATTCAGCATGCCGGCGTTGTAACCGGCATCGGCGGAGCGGCGGCGCACGCACACCGATTGCTGCGCCCGAAAGACCTGGGCTATTTTCAGCGTCACAATCTGCCACAATTCGCAAGCGCGGTGACCGCGGCGTGCATGGTGGTTTCCCGGCACAAATTTGACGCAGTGGGAGGATACGACGAAGACAAATTCGCCGTGTCGTTCAACGATGTCGATCTTTGCCTTCGGCTACGAGCGAAGGGATGGCACAACTTATACGAGCCGCGCGCGCAATTGGTACATCACGAATCCGTATCGCGCGGCCGTGATCTTGATCCTGTCGGCAGTGCTCGACAGAGACGAGAGGTAGAAGCGCTGCAGGAACGCTGGGGCACACAACTTGTCATGAGCGAAGAAATAGGCGAAAGACCCGCGCACGACCCCTTCCACCACCCCGAACTAAGCCCTTACAGCGAGCAGTTCGTCTTGCGCCTGTAA
- a CDS encoding DUF5672 family protein, with protein MSHSPDNPGQRITLKNVTLCAVSSSNVEATIRAMEACLAQAEFAEALLFTHLDTSGTVPDVPEDIRIVPIDQLRSSEAYSQFILSRLVDHIRTEHCLIVQWDGHIADASQWDDAFLDYDYIGASWPQFDDGHEVGNGGFSLRSRRLLEACRADGFKAHHPEDIAIGRTNRDFLEAQGMTFAPVELANRFAAERAGDPDAAFGYHGVFLMPHVLGGERFWSIFRNLDDRATLRPDFKTILRAVAGGKGGIRRAISLAARRVLGLL; from the coding sequence ATGTCTCATTCTCCAGACAATCCAGGCCAGCGCATCACGCTAAAAAACGTAACCCTGTGCGCCGTCAGCTCGTCGAACGTCGAAGCGACGATACGTGCGATGGAGGCCTGCCTCGCGCAGGCGGAGTTCGCTGAGGCGTTGTTATTCACCCATCTCGACACTTCAGGAACGGTTCCGGATGTTCCTGAGGACATTCGTATCGTTCCCATCGATCAGCTGCGCTCCTCCGAAGCCTACTCTCAATTCATCCTGTCCCGGCTTGTCGATCACATACGCACGGAGCACTGCCTGATCGTGCAGTGGGACGGGCACATTGCCGACGCTTCGCAATGGGACGATGCATTTCTCGACTACGACTATATCGGTGCAAGCTGGCCGCAATTCGATGACGGACACGAAGTCGGCAACGGTGGCTTCTCGCTCCGCAGCCGCCGCCTTTTGGAAGCGTGCCGCGCCGATGGATTTAAGGCGCACCACCCCGAGGACATTGCAATCGGCCGGACAAATCGCGACTTTCTAGAAGCGCAAGGAATGACTTTCGCGCCCGTGGAGCTAGCCAACAGGTTCGCTGCCGAAAGAGCAGGAGACCCGGATGCCGCATTTGGCTATCACGGCGTGTTCCTGATGCCGCACGTGCTGGGAGGTGAGCGGTTCTGGTCGATTTTTCGCAACCTCGATGACCGCGCGACATTGCGGCCTGATTTCAAGACCATCCTGCGAGCCGTGGCTGGTGGCAAAGGCGGGATAAGGCGCGCAATCAGTCTGGCGGCGCGGCGGGTTCTCGGGCTATTGTGA
- the rfbC gene encoding dTDP-4-dehydrorhamnose 3,5-epimerase, producing the protein MDIIETEIDGPLIIEPKVFGDERGFFMESWNAETFADAGLDMTFVQDNHSRSQKGVLRGLHFQNPGPQGKLVRVVSGAVYDVAVDLRRSSPTFGKWVGVELSAQNKRMFWVPQGFAHGFLTLEDNTDFLYKCDAPYAPQTEHSLAWDDPEVGIDWPIAGLQVQLSAKDRDGQSLSQVEAFA; encoded by the coding sequence ATGGACATCATCGAAACCGAAATCGACGGCCCGTTGATAATCGAACCCAAGGTATTCGGCGACGAACGAGGCTTTTTCATGGAAAGCTGGAACGCCGAGACGTTTGCGGACGCTGGCCTCGACATGACTTTCGTGCAGGACAATCATTCGCGCTCACAAAAGGGCGTGCTGCGCGGCCTGCATTTCCAGAACCCGGGGCCACAAGGCAAACTGGTCCGCGTCGTTAGCGGCGCGGTTTACGATGTCGCGGTCGATCTCAGGCGATCTTCGCCCACCTTCGGCAAATGGGTAGGGGTTGAATTGTCAGCGCAGAACAAGCGCATGTTCTGGGTGCCGCAAGGCTTTGCTCACGGCTTCCTGACGCTAGAGGACAACACCGACTTCCTCTATAAATGCGACGCGCCATACGCTCCGCAGACGGAACATTCGCTGGCATGGGACGATCCCGAGGTTGGTATCGATTGGCCAATCGCAGGGCTCCAAGTACAACTGTCGGCCAAGGATCGCGACGGTCAGTCACTTTCGCAGGTGGAGGCGTTTGCGTGA
- a CDS encoding class I mannose-6-phosphate isomerase has product MPLETRHLATRLVEKIWGCDTLPAPFSAPAGARIGEIWFEPPEEMPDILVKYLFTSQKLSVQVHPSDADALPGEAGKEECWLVIAAQEDAKLAIGFKKEFSRHDIERAAVDGSIEEMLMWHPAKEGDIFYLPAGTVHAIGPGVTLVEVQQTSSTTFRLYDYGRPRALHLERAIAVANCSPYSPDLHSNLSERGQTLIDAPFFRMDRIEGEPSEATLASHHGPFLILPLSGTVGAKGGQATIAPGECGLAPDLVSLDFGAARETLLISAGVAS; this is encoded by the coding sequence GTGCCGCTGGAAACCCGCCATCTCGCAACCCGGTTAGTAGAGAAGATATGGGGCTGCGATACGCTCCCAGCCCCGTTCTCTGCACCGGCGGGCGCGCGGATCGGCGAAATCTGGTTTGAGCCGCCCGAAGAGATGCCAGACATTCTCGTCAAGTACCTCTTCACCTCACAAAAGCTTTCGGTTCAGGTTCATCCCTCTGACGCGGATGCTTTGCCCGGTGAAGCTGGCAAGGAAGAATGCTGGCTGGTCATCGCAGCGCAGGAGGACGCAAAACTCGCTATCGGCTTCAAGAAAGAGTTTAGTCGTCACGACATTGAGCGCGCAGCGGTCGATGGATCCATCGAAGAGATGCTGATGTGGCATCCGGCAAAAGAGGGCGACATCTTCTACCTCCCGGCGGGCACTGTGCACGCAATCGGGCCGGGCGTGACGCTGGTCGAGGTCCAACAGACAAGCTCCACGACTTTCAGGCTTTACGATTATGGAAGGCCGCGCGCACTTCATCTGGAGCGCGCGATAGCGGTTGCCAACTGCTCGCCGTACTCGCCGGACCTGCACAGCAATCTATCCGAACGCGGACAAACGCTGATCGACGCTCCGTTTTTCCGGATGGACCGGATCGAGGGTGAGCCTAGCGAAGCCACACTTGCATCTCACCACGGGCCGTTCCTAATTCTGCCTCTGAGCGGCACGGTTGGCGCGAAGGGCGGGCAGGCAACGATTGCCCCTGGTGAATGTGGACTTGCGCCCGACCTCGTCTCGCTGGACTTTGGGGCCGCCAGAGAAACTCTGCTGATTTCCGCCGGCGTGGCCAGTTAG
- the rfbA gene encoding glucose-1-phosphate thymidylyltransferase RfbA, with protein sequence MSSQPRRGIILAGGSGTRLYPLTKGVSKQLMPVFDKPMIYYPLSTLMLTGIRDILIITTPDDAAQFQRVLGDGSDLGVNLSYAEQPRPEGLAQAYHIGADFVRGGPSALILGDNIFYGHGLPELLRNANKRGSGASVFAYRVSSPEDFGVVEFDDTGRAISIEEKPQAPKSNYAVTGLYFYDETVVDRARDLAPSARGELEITDLNRLFLDEGSMSVEIMGRGFAWLDTGTHASLLDAATYVRITEERQGFKIACPEEIAWRQGFIDDARLEEIAQPLRKSGYGEYLLGLLDQPMIG encoded by the coding sequence GTGAGTTCCCAGCCTAGAAGAGGTATAATCCTGGCCGGTGGATCAGGCACTCGGCTTTATCCGCTTACAAAGGGCGTATCGAAGCAATTGATGCCTGTCTTCGATAAGCCGATGATCTACTATCCGCTCAGCACACTGATGCTGACGGGCATTCGCGATATCCTTATCATCACCACGCCCGACGATGCCGCACAGTTCCAACGCGTGCTCGGCGATGGTTCGGATCTCGGGGTCAATCTGAGCTATGCTGAGCAACCCCGGCCAGAAGGGCTTGCTCAGGCTTATCATATTGGCGCGGATTTCGTTCGTGGGGGCCCGAGCGCGCTGATCCTCGGAGACAATATCTTTTATGGCCACGGGCTTCCCGAGCTGCTTCGCAACGCCAACAAGCGCGGAAGCGGGGCGAGCGTCTTTGCCTATCGTGTGAGTTCTCCGGAAGATTTCGGGGTGGTCGAATTCGATGACACGGGTCGCGCCATATCGATCGAGGAAAAGCCCCAAGCACCCAAGTCGAACTATGCGGTGACCGGCCTGTACTTTTATGACGAAACAGTTGTCGATCGTGCCCGTGATCTTGCTCCGTCAGCGCGCGGCGAGCTGGAAATTACCGACCTGAACCGCCTTTTTCTCGACGAGGGGTCGATGTCGGTTGAGATAATGGGTCGCGGATTTGCATGGCTCGATACCGGAACGCACGCCTCTCTGCTGGACGCGGCGACATATGTGCGCATCACCGAGGAGCGTCAGGGTTTCAAGATCGCTTGTCCCGAGGAGATCGCGTGGCGTCAGGGTTTCATTGACGACGCGCGACTTGAAGAGATCGCACAGCCTCTGCGCAAGTCGGGCTATGGCGAATACCTGCTCGGTCTGCTCGATCAGCCCATGATTGGATAA